The Dysidea avara chromosome 13, odDysAvar1.4, whole genome shotgun sequence genome includes a region encoding these proteins:
- the LOC136243608 gene encoding delta-1-pyrroline-5-carboxylate dehydrogenase, mitochondrial-like — protein sequence MARTLCLSRSLRFNHLRNSASKVRWYASPVFNFPEFKNEPLLTFAPESEERENVIKAIEQLKSVKYDIPCVIGGNEFRTAQKKEHLCPYKHSEVVAEYYYADKTLIEKAIDVALESRKSWEGMSAEDRLSIFWKAADLCSGKYRSLLLASTMIGQGKTVHQAEIDATCELIDFLKYGVNSAMQLYSNQPKLHNPGWKNRIDYRGLEGFIATISPFNFAAIGGCTSALPTAMGNVTLWKPSDTAILSNYIIFQILREAGLPDGVLNFVPADGPTFGDIVTTSPHLAGINFTGSAKTFKWLWKQVGVNVDKYRTFPRLVGECGGKNYHYVHPDFTDIATVVNTTVRSAFEYQGQKCSACSRMYVPDTLWPQIREGLVDTVSQIKMGSPEDFTSFMTAIIDSKSCAKIADYLKEAKSDPDISLIAGGNVLDSVGYYVEPTIFETKDPKNRMMREEIFGPVLTVYVYPSAEWEKTLSLVDETSPYGLTGAVFVKDRQTLRRIQQTLRQSAGNFYINCPSTGSVVGQQPFGGSRVSGTNDKAATSAYLQRWVSPQSVKEQTVPLTEWGYPSVDES from the exons ATGGCGCGTACGTTGTGTTTATCTCGTTCACTCAGATTCAATCACCTCCGGAACAGCGCATCAAA GGTGCGTTGGTATGCTTCTCCAGTCTTTAACTTCCCGGAGTTCAAGAACGAACCGTTATTAACGTTTGCACCTGAATCAGAGGAACGAGAGAATGTCATCAAG GCGATAGAGCAGTTGAAGTCTGTCAAGTATGATATACCGTGCGTGATTGGTGGTAACGAGTTTCGCACCGCACAGAAAAAGGAACACCTCTGT CCATACAAACACAGTGAAGTAGTGGCAGAGTATTATTATGCTGATAAGACATTGATTGAGAAGGCAATAGATGTAGCGTTGGAGTCGAGAAAGTCTTGGGAGGGAATGTCAGCAGAGGATAG ATTGTCAATTTTCTGGAAAGCCGCTGATTTGTGCAGTGGCAAATATCGGTCTTTGTTACTTGCCTCTACAATGATCGGTCAGGGAAAGACAGTCCATCAGGCAGAGATTGATGCTACTTGTGAACTGATTGACTTTTTAAAGTATGGAGTGAATTCAGCTATG CAATTATACAGCAATCAACCTAAGCTACACAACCCTGGTTGGAAAAACAGAATCGACTATCGTGGTTTAGAA GGATTTATTGCTACCATTAGTCCATTTAACTTTGCTGCAATTGGTGGCTGTACCAGTGCTCTACCCACTGCCATG GGGAACGTAACACTTTGGAAACCATCGGACACCGCCATTTTATCCAACTACATTATATTCCAAATCCTGAGAGAGGCAGGCCTGCCAGACG GTGTGCTAAATTTCGTACCTGCCGATGGTCCCACATTTGGAGACATTGTTACCACTTCACCTCATCTAGCTGGTATCAACTTCACTGGCTCTGCCAA GACTTTTAAGTGGCTTTGGAAACAAGTTGGTGTTAATGTTGACAAATACAG GACATTCCCAAGACTTGTTGGAG AATGTGGTGGAAAGAACTACCACTATGTCCATCCTGACTTCACTGATATTG CTACTGTGGTCAACACAACTGTACGATCAGCTTTTGAATATCAGGGCCAGAAGTGTTCTGCTTGTTCTAGGATGTATGTCCCGGACACTTTATGGCCACAG ATTCGTGAAGGATTGGTTGATACAGTCAGTCAGATCAAGATGGGATCA CCAGAAGATTTTACATCGTTCATGACAGCCATCATTGATAGCAAG TCATGTGCAAAAATAGCTGACTACTTAAAGGAAGCCAAATCAGACCCTGATATATCTTTGATAGCTGGAGGAAATGTACTTGACAG TGTTGGCTATTATGTGGAGCCGACCATATTTGAGACCAAAGACCCCAAGAACAGGATGATGCGAGAA gAGATATTTGGACCTGTTCTAACTGTATATGTCTACCCATCAGCTGAATGGGAGAAAACACTTTCTttg GTTGATGAGACATCACCATATGGTCTAACAGGTGCTGTATTTGTAAAGGACAG GCAAACACTGAGAAGAATTCAACAGACACTTCGACAATCTGCTGGTAACTTTTACATCAACTGTCCATCAACTGGATCAGTAGTAGGTCAACAACCTTTTGGTGGCTCAAGAGTTTCTG GTACTAATGATAAAGCTGCTACATCTGCCTACCTCCAAAGATGGGTATCTCCACAGTCAGTCAAGGAACAAACAGTACCACTAACAGAATGGGGCTATCCATCTGTGGACGAGTCATGA
- the LOC136243603 gene encoding H(+)/Cl(-) exchange transporter 6-like isoform X1 has translation MTSFSDVVCCRPDSSTAGERDLLLAKIKDEDEHFSPSAGQPNYESLDYDKYPNVPYMEKMHSLTARNRIFLSAFRWVTVAVIGILTGMVAFFINYVVMHLNDLKYSTLKQVIDTTYPAGHIILSLLVLLAFNVTFGCVAGLLTMIEPVAAGSGIPEIKCFLNGIKVPHVTRLFTLLAKAIGVLFSVAGGFFVGKEGPMIHSGAIIGAGLPQFRSMALKWIDLRLPFFRSDRDIRDFVSSGAAAGVAAAFGAPIGGVLFSLEEGSSFWNQALTWRTLFCSMCATFTLNIFLSGVVQNNWKALDQPGLVNFGVFRCAEGKNCYLWTGPHLLVFVVMGIIGGLLGALFNEFNTVISKYRMKHVAQKRASRILRLVEVLLVATVTTSVVFALATTLGSCVDKSKSNHTAEFQKEIKTYFCPEGKYNDMATLLFNSQEVAIKQLFHQDGAFTLSTLGNFFVCYFLIACWTYGVAVPSGLFVPCLVVGAAYGRFTANILQNIGFANIYPGTFALIGAASFLGGVVRMTISLTVILIESTNEISYGLPIMITLMVAKWTGDLFNKGLYDIHIELRKIPLLEWEWPEITENLIAKDIMDTRLSCIGLKPKVRDVEHMIRSTTHNAFMVVAPLGSSASESTVVISNVPQAHVQEMSTLDRTMHFNEITSVATPAMVDPFEESFGGRSQIQTRIMTYITSVKQQQGGARLNNSSSGTSTMLYSDDIVCPQLRFLGIILRSQLLTLLKCKAYDKPNVLSYDDLMKDFPHFCTIDDLNISDYDKSKTLDMIHYINPCPYTVIPLTPVSRVFNLFRTMGLRHLVVVDGCGLLCGVITRLNLTHDFLHKCHHRRQQMEL, from the exons ATGACCTCGTTCTCTGACGTAGTGTGCTGCAGACCAGACAGCTCTACTGCAGGAGAGAGG GATCTCCTGTTGGCAAAAATTAAGGATGAGGATGAACACTTCTCCCCTTCAGCTGGTCAACCTAACTATGAG AGTCTTGATTATGACAAGTACCCTAATGTGCCATACATGGAGAAGATGCATTCCTTGACTGCTCGA AATAGAATATTTCTCAGTGCATTTCGTTGGGTGACAGTTGCAGTAATTGGCATCCTAACTGGAATG GTGGCTTTCTTCATCAACTATGTTGTCATGCACCTGAATGACTTAAAATATTCAACCCTCAAACAAG TTATTGACACAACTTATCCAGCTGGTCACATCATACTGTCACTACTTGTGTTGTTGGCATTCAACGTCACTTTTGGCTGTGTAGCTGGACTACTTACCATGATAGAG CCGGTAGCAGCTGGTAGCGGTATTCCTGAGATCAAGTGTTTCCTTAATGGAATCAAGGTGCCTCATGTGACCAGATTGTTCACACTGTTAGCCAAAGCTATAGGAGTTCTGTTCAGTGTTGCAGGAG GATTTTTTGTTGGCAAGGAGGGGCCAATGATTCACAGTGGAGCAATCATTGGAGCTGGCCTACCacag TTTCGTAGCATGGCATTGAAGTGGATTGACCTTCGATTGCCTTTCTTCAGATCTGATCG TGATATTAGAGATTTTGTGTCCAGTGGAGCAGCAGCTGGAGTAGCAG CTGCATTTGGAGCTCCTATTGGAGGAGTGCTCTTCAGTCTAGAGGAGGGATCTTCTTTTTGGAATCAAGCACTGACCTGGAGAACA CTGTTTTGTTCGATGTGTGCAACATTTACACTCAACATTTTCTTGTCCGGTGTGGTGCAAAACAATTGGAAGGCATTGGATCAACCTGGCCTAGTCAACTTTGGTGTGTTTAGG TGTGCTGAAGGTAAGAATTGTTACTTGTGGACTGGACCACACCTGCTGGTGTTCGTTGTGATGGGCATCATTGGAGGTCTGCTTGGTGCACTGTTCAATGAGTTCAATACTGTCATCTCCAAATATCGTATGAAACATGTTGCCCAGAAGAGAGCCAGTCGCATATTAAG ACTTGTAGAGGTACTGTTGGTTGCCACAGTTACCACATCAGTTGTATTTGCCCTGGCTACCACCCTGGGAAGTTGTGTTGACAAGTCAAAG AGTAATCACACCGCAGAATTCCAGAAAGAGATAAAAACATACTTTTGTCCGGAAGGCAAGTACAATGATATGGCCACACTGCTATTCAACTCACAAGAGGTAGCTATCAAGCAATTATTTCACCAAGATG GTGCCTTTACGTTATCCACTTTGGGTAACTTTTTTGTCTGCTACTTTTTAATCGCCTGCTGGACATATGGGGTAGCAGTTCCAAGTGGTTTGTTTGTGCCATGCCTGGTAGTAGGAGCAGCGTATGGTCGGTTTACTGCAAACATCCTTCA GAATATTGGCTTTGCTAACATTTATCCTGGGACATTTGCATTAATTGGAGCTGCTTCATTTCTTGGAGGGGTGGTACGGATGACAATTAGTTTAACAGTGATATTGATTGAGTCCACCAATGAGATCAGTTATGGGCTACCTATTATGATAACTTTGATGGTGGCCAAGTGGACAGGTGACCTGTTCAATAAAGGACTCTATGATATACACATTGAGTTGAGGAAGATTCCATTGCTGGAGTGGGAGTGGCCCGAAATTACTGAAAA TTTAATAGCCAAGGACATAATGGACACACGACTGTCATGTATTGGACTGAAACCAAAAGTGAGAGACGTTGAACACATGATTCGCTCAACAACACACAACGCCTTCATGGTCGTTGCTCCTTTGGGCAGCAGTGCCTCAGAGTCCACCGTTGTCATTTCTAATGTACCACAAGCACATGTACAAGAGATGTCCACCTTAGACAGAACCATGCATTTTAATGAGATTACCTCAGTCGCTACTCCTGCGATGGTGGATCCATTTGAGGAGTCATTTGGTGGTCGGTCACAGATACAGACAAGGATTATGACGTACATCACATCGGTGAAGCAGCAACAAGGAGGAGCCAGGCTGAATAACAGTTCATCAGGGACTTCTACCATGTTATATTCTGATGATATTGTGTGTCCACAGTTAAGATTTCTTGGTATCATCCTTCGTTCTCAACTGCTGACATTACTGAAGTGCAAAGCCTATGATAAACCG AACGTGTTATCATATGATGATCTAATGAAGGATTTCCCTCACTTCTGTACAATTGATGACCTTAACATATCTGATTATGATAAAAGCAAAACTCTA
- the LOC136243603 gene encoding H(+)/Cl(-) exchange transporter 6-like isoform X2, with protein MIEPVAAGSGIPEIKCFLNGIKVPHVTRLFTLLAKAIGVLFSVAGGFFVGKEGPMIHSGAIIGAGLPQFRSMALKWIDLRLPFFRSDRDIRDFVSSGAAAGVAAAFGAPIGGVLFSLEEGSSFWNQALTWRTLFCSMCATFTLNIFLSGVVQNNWKALDQPGLVNFGVFRCAEGKNCYLWTGPHLLVFVVMGIIGGLLGALFNEFNTVISKYRMKHVAQKRASRILRLVEVLLVATVTTSVVFALATTLGSCVDKSKSNHTAEFQKEIKTYFCPEGKYNDMATLLFNSQEVAIKQLFHQDGAFTLSTLGNFFVCYFLIACWTYGVAVPSGLFVPCLVVGAAYGRFTANILQNIGFANIYPGTFALIGAASFLGGVVRMTISLTVILIESTNEISYGLPIMITLMVAKWTGDLFNKGLYDIHIELRKIPLLEWEWPEITENLIAKDIMDTRLSCIGLKPKVRDVEHMIRSTTHNAFMVVAPLGSSASESTVVISNVPQAHVQEMSTLDRTMHFNEITSVATPAMVDPFEESFGGRSQIQTRIMTYITSVKQQQGGARLNNSSSGTSTMLYSDDIVCPQLRFLGIILRSQLLTLLKCKAYDKPNVLSYDDLMKDFPHFCTIDDLNISDYDKSKTLDMIHYINPCPYTVIPLTPVSRVFNLFRTMGLRHLVVVDGCGLLCGVITRLNLTHDFLHKCHHRRQQMEL; from the exons ATGATAGAG CCGGTAGCAGCTGGTAGCGGTATTCCTGAGATCAAGTGTTTCCTTAATGGAATCAAGGTGCCTCATGTGACCAGATTGTTCACACTGTTAGCCAAAGCTATAGGAGTTCTGTTCAGTGTTGCAGGAG GATTTTTTGTTGGCAAGGAGGGGCCAATGATTCACAGTGGAGCAATCATTGGAGCTGGCCTACCacag TTTCGTAGCATGGCATTGAAGTGGATTGACCTTCGATTGCCTTTCTTCAGATCTGATCG TGATATTAGAGATTTTGTGTCCAGTGGAGCAGCAGCTGGAGTAGCAG CTGCATTTGGAGCTCCTATTGGAGGAGTGCTCTTCAGTCTAGAGGAGGGATCTTCTTTTTGGAATCAAGCACTGACCTGGAGAACA CTGTTTTGTTCGATGTGTGCAACATTTACACTCAACATTTTCTTGTCCGGTGTGGTGCAAAACAATTGGAAGGCATTGGATCAACCTGGCCTAGTCAACTTTGGTGTGTTTAGG TGTGCTGAAGGTAAGAATTGTTACTTGTGGACTGGACCACACCTGCTGGTGTTCGTTGTGATGGGCATCATTGGAGGTCTGCTTGGTGCACTGTTCAATGAGTTCAATACTGTCATCTCCAAATATCGTATGAAACATGTTGCCCAGAAGAGAGCCAGTCGCATATTAAG ACTTGTAGAGGTACTGTTGGTTGCCACAGTTACCACATCAGTTGTATTTGCCCTGGCTACCACCCTGGGAAGTTGTGTTGACAAGTCAAAG AGTAATCACACCGCAGAATTCCAGAAAGAGATAAAAACATACTTTTGTCCGGAAGGCAAGTACAATGATATGGCCACACTGCTATTCAACTCACAAGAGGTAGCTATCAAGCAATTATTTCACCAAGATG GTGCCTTTACGTTATCCACTTTGGGTAACTTTTTTGTCTGCTACTTTTTAATCGCCTGCTGGACATATGGGGTAGCAGTTCCAAGTGGTTTGTTTGTGCCATGCCTGGTAGTAGGAGCAGCGTATGGTCGGTTTACTGCAAACATCCTTCA GAATATTGGCTTTGCTAACATTTATCCTGGGACATTTGCATTAATTGGAGCTGCTTCATTTCTTGGAGGGGTGGTACGGATGACAATTAGTTTAACAGTGATATTGATTGAGTCCACCAATGAGATCAGTTATGGGCTACCTATTATGATAACTTTGATGGTGGCCAAGTGGACAGGTGACCTGTTCAATAAAGGACTCTATGATATACACATTGAGTTGAGGAAGATTCCATTGCTGGAGTGGGAGTGGCCCGAAATTACTGAAAA TTTAATAGCCAAGGACATAATGGACACACGACTGTCATGTATTGGACTGAAACCAAAAGTGAGAGACGTTGAACACATGATTCGCTCAACAACACACAACGCCTTCATGGTCGTTGCTCCTTTGGGCAGCAGTGCCTCAGAGTCCACCGTTGTCATTTCTAATGTACCACAAGCACATGTACAAGAGATGTCCACCTTAGACAGAACCATGCATTTTAATGAGATTACCTCAGTCGCTACTCCTGCGATGGTGGATCCATTTGAGGAGTCATTTGGTGGTCGGTCACAGATACAGACAAGGATTATGACGTACATCACATCGGTGAAGCAGCAACAAGGAGGAGCCAGGCTGAATAACAGTTCATCAGGGACTTCTACCATGTTATATTCTGATGATATTGTGTGTCCACAGTTAAGATTTCTTGGTATCATCCTTCGTTCTCAACTGCTGACATTACTGAAGTGCAAAGCCTATGATAAACCG AACGTGTTATCATATGATGATCTAATGAAGGATTTCCCTCACTTCTGTACAATTGATGACCTTAACATATCTGATTATGATAAAAGCAAAACTCTA